A single genomic interval of Bos indicus isolate NIAB-ARS_2022 breed Sahiwal x Tharparkar chromosome 5, NIAB-ARS_B.indTharparkar_mat_pri_1.0, whole genome shotgun sequence harbors:
- the GPRC5A gene encoding retinoic acid-induced protein 3 yields the protein MSTVAPAGCRSDLDSRYYRLCDKKAAWGIVLEALAGVGAVASVAFMIALLVLICKVQDSNKRKLLPTQFLFLLGVLGIFSLTFAFIITLDGGTGPTRFFLFGVLFALCFSCLLVHAFNLTKLVRGRQPLSMLVMLGLALGFSLVQDIIAIEYVVLTMNRTNVNIFSELSPPRRNEDFVMLLIYVLFLMALTFLTASFSFQGSFTAWKRHGAHIYLTTILSIAIWVAWITLLLVPTLSPQWDDTILSSALVANGWVFLLAYIAPEFQLLTRQQNPMDYPVEDAFCQPQFMKQSYGVVNRAYSQEGIIQGTEETGSTLYAPYSTHFQLQNRDSAKDFSIPRVQTRVSPYSDYEGRKDVS from the exons ATGTCCACAGTAGCCCCTGCTGGTTGCCGCTCAGACCTGGACTCCAGGTACTACAGACTCTGTGATAAGAAGGCAGCCTGGGGCATCGTCTTAGAGGCATTGGCCGGCGTGGGGGCTGTAGCCTCGGTGGCCTTCATGATCGCCCTGCTGGTCCTCATTTGCAAGGTGCAGGACTCCAATAAGCGAAAACTGCTCCCCACGCAGTTCCTCTTCCTCCTGGGTGTGCTGGGGATCTTCAGCCTCACCTTCGCCTTCATCATCACACTCGACGGCGGCACGGGGCCCACGCGGTTCTTCCTCTTCGGCGTCCTCTTCGCCCTCTGCTTCTCCTGCCTGCTGGTTCACGCCTTCAACCTGACGAAGCTGGTGCGAGGGAGGCAGCCACTGTCCATGCTGGTGATGCTGGGCCTGGCCCTGGGCTTCAGTCTGGTGCAGGACATCATTGCCATCGAGTACGTGGTCCTCACCATGAACAGGACCAACGTCAACATCTTCTCTGAGCTTTCTCCCCCACGGCGCAACGAGGACTTCGTCATGCTGCTCATCTACGTCCTCTTCCTCATGGCGCTGACCTTCCTCACGGCCTCTTTCAGCTTCCAGGGATCCTTTACTGCCTGGAAGAGACACGGGGCCCATATCTACCTCACCACGATCCTCTCCATTGCCATTTGGGTGGCGTGGATCACCCTGCTCTTGGTCCCTACCCTCAGCCCCCAGTGGGACGACACCATCCTCAGTTCAGCCTTGGTGGCCAATGGCTGGGTTTTCCTGTTGGCTTACATTGCACCCGAGTTTCAGCTGCTCACGAGGCAACAGAACCCCATGGATTACCCTGTGGAGGACGCTTTCTGTCAGCCTCAGTTCATGAAGCAGAGCTATGGCGTGGTGAACAGAGCTTACTCTCAAGAGGGGATCATTCAAG GTACTGAAGAGACGGGGAGCACGCTCTATGCGCCATACTCCACACATTTCCAGCTACAG AATCGGGATTCCGCAAAGGATTTCTCCATTCCTCGGGTCCAGACTCGGGTTAGCCCTTACAGTGACTACGAAGGAAGGAAAGATGTCAGTTAA